A genomic stretch from Hemicordylus capensis ecotype Gifberg chromosome 1, rHemCap1.1.pri, whole genome shotgun sequence includes:
- the UGP2 gene encoding UTP--glucose-1-phosphate uridylyltransferase isoform X1 gives MCVGTPFSYFSKAMSQAGTSPFQEVIRQELEYSMKVELDKILATAPQNELEHTKKDLEGFKKLFHRFLQEKGPSVDWEKIQRPPEDSIQPYEKIKARGLPDNVASVLNKLVVVKLNGGLGTSMGCKGPKSLIGVRNENTFLDLTVQQIEHLNKTYNTDVPLVLMNSFNTDEDTNKILQKYSHSRVKIYTFNQSRYPRINKESLLPIAKDVSYSGENTESWYPPGHGDIYASFFNSGLLDIFISDGKEYIFVSNIDNLGATVDLYILNHLMNSPNGKRCEFVMEVTNKTRADVKGGTLTQYENKLRLVEIAQVPKPHVDEFKSVSKFKIFNTNNLWISLPAIKRLQEQNAIDMEIIVNPKTLDGGLNVIQLETAVGAAVKSFENSLGINVPRSRFLPVKTTSDLLLVMSNLYSLNAGSLTMSEKREFPTVPLVKLGSSFTKVQDYLRRFESIPDMLELDHLTVSGDVTFGKNVALKGTVIIIANHGDRIDIPPGAVLENKIVSGNLRILDH, from the exons attTTAGCAAAGCAATGTCTCAGGCTGGTACTTCCCCGTTCCAGGAGGTGATCAGACAAGAACTGGAGTATTCCATGAAAGTGGAACTGGACAAAATTCTTGCCACTGCACCACAGAATGAGCTAGAG CACACTAAAAAAGACCTGGAGGGGTTTAAAAAACTCTTCCATAGATTCTTACAAGAAAAAGGACCTTCTGTGGACTGGGAGAAGATTCAGAGACCTCCAGAAGATTCT ATTCAACCCTATGAGAAGATAAAAGCAAGAGGATTGCCGGATAACGTTGCTTCAGTCTTAAACAAGCTGGTTGTAGTGAAACTCAATGGCGGCTTGGGTACCAGTATGGGATGTAAAGGCCCCAAAAGCCTTATTGGTGTGCGAAATGAGAACACCTTCCTGGATCTGACGGTTCAGCAGATTGAG CATCTAAACAAAACCTACAATACAGATGTTCCTCTAGTTCTAATGAACTCATTCAACACTGATGAAGACACGAATAAAATCTTGCAGAAATACAGCCACAGTCGTGTGAAAATCTACACATTCAATCAAAGCAG GTATCCACGAATTAATAAAGAATCTTTACTACCAATAGCAAAAGATGTGTCTTATTCAGGAGAGAATACAGAGTCTTGGTATCCCCCAGGTCATGGGGACATCTATGCAAGTTTCTTTAATTCTGGATTGCTGGATATTTTTATCAGTGACGGGAAGGAGTATATTTTTGTGTCCAACATAGATAACCTTGGTGCTACTGTGGATCTTTACATTCTTAACCATCTCATGAATTCACCAAATGGAAAAAGGTGTGAATTTGTTATGGAGGTCACCAATAAAACTAGGGCAGATGTCAAG GGTGGCACACTCAcacaatatgaaaacaaattgAGGCTTGTAGAAATAGCTCAGGTGCCAAAACCACATGTTGATGAATTCAAGTCTGTTTCAAAATTCAAAATATTCAACACAAACAacctgtggatttcactacctgcgATTAAACGGCTGCAGGAGCAAAATGCTATTGATATGGAGATTATTGTCAATCCAAAG ACATTGGATGGTGGTTTAAATGTGATTCAGTTGGAGACTGCTGTTGGTGCTGCTGTTAAAAGTTTTGAGAATTCGCTGGGAATAAATGTACCCCGTAGCCGCTTCTTGCCTGTCAAAACCACATCTGATCTTCTTCTTGTGATGTCTAACCTATATAGCCTTAATGCTGGATCTTTAACAATGAGTGAAAAAAGGGAATTTCCTACTGTGCCACTAGTCAAGCTGGGAAGCTCTTTCACCAAG gttcaaGACTATCTGAGGAGGTTTGAAAGTATACCAGATATGCTCGAACTGGATCATCTGACTGTTTCAGGCGATGTTACCTTTGGCAAAAATGTTGCATTAAAG
- the UGP2 gene encoding UTP--glucose-1-phosphate uridylyltransferase isoform X2: MSSFAKDFSKAMSQAGTSPFQEVIRQELEYSMKVELDKILATAPQNELEHTKKDLEGFKKLFHRFLQEKGPSVDWEKIQRPPEDSIQPYEKIKARGLPDNVASVLNKLVVVKLNGGLGTSMGCKGPKSLIGVRNENTFLDLTVQQIEHLNKTYNTDVPLVLMNSFNTDEDTNKILQKYSHSRVKIYTFNQSRYPRINKESLLPIAKDVSYSGENTESWYPPGHGDIYASFFNSGLLDIFISDGKEYIFVSNIDNLGATVDLYILNHLMNSPNGKRCEFVMEVTNKTRADVKGGTLTQYENKLRLVEIAQVPKPHVDEFKSVSKFKIFNTNNLWISLPAIKRLQEQNAIDMEIIVNPKTLDGGLNVIQLETAVGAAVKSFENSLGINVPRSRFLPVKTTSDLLLVMSNLYSLNAGSLTMSEKREFPTVPLVKLGSSFTKVQDYLRRFESIPDMLELDHLTVSGDVTFGKNVALKGTVIIIANHGDRIDIPPGAVLENKIVSGNLRILDH; encoded by the exons attTTAGCAAAGCAATGTCTCAGGCTGGTACTTCCCCGTTCCAGGAGGTGATCAGACAAGAACTGGAGTATTCCATGAAAGTGGAACTGGACAAAATTCTTGCCACTGCACCACAGAATGAGCTAGAG CACACTAAAAAAGACCTGGAGGGGTTTAAAAAACTCTTCCATAGATTCTTACAAGAAAAAGGACCTTCTGTGGACTGGGAGAAGATTCAGAGACCTCCAGAAGATTCT ATTCAACCCTATGAGAAGATAAAAGCAAGAGGATTGCCGGATAACGTTGCTTCAGTCTTAAACAAGCTGGTTGTAGTGAAACTCAATGGCGGCTTGGGTACCAGTATGGGATGTAAAGGCCCCAAAAGCCTTATTGGTGTGCGAAATGAGAACACCTTCCTGGATCTGACGGTTCAGCAGATTGAG CATCTAAACAAAACCTACAATACAGATGTTCCTCTAGTTCTAATGAACTCATTCAACACTGATGAAGACACGAATAAAATCTTGCAGAAATACAGCCACAGTCGTGTGAAAATCTACACATTCAATCAAAGCAG GTATCCACGAATTAATAAAGAATCTTTACTACCAATAGCAAAAGATGTGTCTTATTCAGGAGAGAATACAGAGTCTTGGTATCCCCCAGGTCATGGGGACATCTATGCAAGTTTCTTTAATTCTGGATTGCTGGATATTTTTATCAGTGACGGGAAGGAGTATATTTTTGTGTCCAACATAGATAACCTTGGTGCTACTGTGGATCTTTACATTCTTAACCATCTCATGAATTCACCAAATGGAAAAAGGTGTGAATTTGTTATGGAGGTCACCAATAAAACTAGGGCAGATGTCAAG GGTGGCACACTCAcacaatatgaaaacaaattgAGGCTTGTAGAAATAGCTCAGGTGCCAAAACCACATGTTGATGAATTCAAGTCTGTTTCAAAATTCAAAATATTCAACACAAACAacctgtggatttcactacctgcgATTAAACGGCTGCAGGAGCAAAATGCTATTGATATGGAGATTATTGTCAATCCAAAG ACATTGGATGGTGGTTTAAATGTGATTCAGTTGGAGACTGCTGTTGGTGCTGCTGTTAAAAGTTTTGAGAATTCGCTGGGAATAAATGTACCCCGTAGCCGCTTCTTGCCTGTCAAAACCACATCTGATCTTCTTCTTGTGATGTCTAACCTATATAGCCTTAATGCTGGATCTTTAACAATGAGTGAAAAAAGGGAATTTCCTACTGTGCCACTAGTCAAGCTGGGAAGCTCTTTCACCAAG gttcaaGACTATCTGAGGAGGTTTGAAAGTATACCAGATATGCTCGAACTGGATCATCTGACTGTTTCAGGCGATGTTACCTTTGGCAAAAATGTTGCATTAAAG
- the UGP2 gene encoding UTP--glucose-1-phosphate uridylyltransferase isoform X3 yields the protein MSQAGTSPFQEVIRQELEYSMKVELDKILATAPQNELEHTKKDLEGFKKLFHRFLQEKGPSVDWEKIQRPPEDSIQPYEKIKARGLPDNVASVLNKLVVVKLNGGLGTSMGCKGPKSLIGVRNENTFLDLTVQQIEHLNKTYNTDVPLVLMNSFNTDEDTNKILQKYSHSRVKIYTFNQSRYPRINKESLLPIAKDVSYSGENTESWYPPGHGDIYASFFNSGLLDIFISDGKEYIFVSNIDNLGATVDLYILNHLMNSPNGKRCEFVMEVTNKTRADVKGGTLTQYENKLRLVEIAQVPKPHVDEFKSVSKFKIFNTNNLWISLPAIKRLQEQNAIDMEIIVNPKTLDGGLNVIQLETAVGAAVKSFENSLGINVPRSRFLPVKTTSDLLLVMSNLYSLNAGSLTMSEKREFPTVPLVKLGSSFTKVQDYLRRFESIPDMLELDHLTVSGDVTFGKNVALKGTVIIIANHGDRIDIPPGAVLENKIVSGNLRILDH from the exons ATGTCTCAGGCTGGTACTTCCCCGTTCCAGGAGGTGATCAGACAAGAACTGGAGTATTCCATGAAAGTGGAACTGGACAAAATTCTTGCCACTGCACCACAGAATGAGCTAGAG CACACTAAAAAAGACCTGGAGGGGTTTAAAAAACTCTTCCATAGATTCTTACAAGAAAAAGGACCTTCTGTGGACTGGGAGAAGATTCAGAGACCTCCAGAAGATTCT ATTCAACCCTATGAGAAGATAAAAGCAAGAGGATTGCCGGATAACGTTGCTTCAGTCTTAAACAAGCTGGTTGTAGTGAAACTCAATGGCGGCTTGGGTACCAGTATGGGATGTAAAGGCCCCAAAAGCCTTATTGGTGTGCGAAATGAGAACACCTTCCTGGATCTGACGGTTCAGCAGATTGAG CATCTAAACAAAACCTACAATACAGATGTTCCTCTAGTTCTAATGAACTCATTCAACACTGATGAAGACACGAATAAAATCTTGCAGAAATACAGCCACAGTCGTGTGAAAATCTACACATTCAATCAAAGCAG GTATCCACGAATTAATAAAGAATCTTTACTACCAATAGCAAAAGATGTGTCTTATTCAGGAGAGAATACAGAGTCTTGGTATCCCCCAGGTCATGGGGACATCTATGCAAGTTTCTTTAATTCTGGATTGCTGGATATTTTTATCAGTGACGGGAAGGAGTATATTTTTGTGTCCAACATAGATAACCTTGGTGCTACTGTGGATCTTTACATTCTTAACCATCTCATGAATTCACCAAATGGAAAAAGGTGTGAATTTGTTATGGAGGTCACCAATAAAACTAGGGCAGATGTCAAG GGTGGCACACTCAcacaatatgaaaacaaattgAGGCTTGTAGAAATAGCTCAGGTGCCAAAACCACATGTTGATGAATTCAAGTCTGTTTCAAAATTCAAAATATTCAACACAAACAacctgtggatttcactacctgcgATTAAACGGCTGCAGGAGCAAAATGCTATTGATATGGAGATTATTGTCAATCCAAAG ACATTGGATGGTGGTTTAAATGTGATTCAGTTGGAGACTGCTGTTGGTGCTGCTGTTAAAAGTTTTGAGAATTCGCTGGGAATAAATGTACCCCGTAGCCGCTTCTTGCCTGTCAAAACCACATCTGATCTTCTTCTTGTGATGTCTAACCTATATAGCCTTAATGCTGGATCTTTAACAATGAGTGAAAAAAGGGAATTTCCTACTGTGCCACTAGTCAAGCTGGGAAGCTCTTTCACCAAG gttcaaGACTATCTGAGGAGGTTTGAAAGTATACCAGATATGCTCGAACTGGATCATCTGACTGTTTCAGGCGATGTTACCTTTGGCAAAAATGTTGCATTAAAG